ctctctctttcaagaatatcttTTTCCAAATCACCCGATTACTCATGTTGGATCCAGACCCGAATTAATTGAGGACTCTCCAGCACTTTTGTTTTAGCTTTCTTAAGCTCAccgggtatatatatatatatatatatatatatatatatatatatatatatatatatgtgtgtgtgtggggcaCGCGCTAAGTTAATTTAACCCAAGGGTAATGTATTAATGCATGGATGAGAGCGATTTCCAACTAGCTAGCCCTTGGGCGATGCGTGCATGTTCTCAGTTAGTCGCGTCCTTCATGTGTATTGGGTTGGACCCATTTTACACATTAACTATGCAGGTGAATCTTgtgcaatttctttttttttcttcatatattaAGGGGCAGAAATGTCAAAGTTTCTTCAATATGAGTTGTACAGTAATTTCAGGTGAACTAAGTCATGTAACTTAAAAGGTTGAGTAAAAGCTTTGACTCTCTATCAGTTGGTGGGTTTACCCTACTGACCTGATTACCTAGCATTTATAGTGATTTTAATTTAGAAGAACCAATATccattaatatttttatattttaaaatttaatcaatACATAAAAAATCGTGTTGTAACGTTTATCAATAAAATGACTATTACAAAATTTAAAGTTGATGAAATATGTGGATTGAGTAAATACAAAGACTAACTGATCAGCCATTCAATTAACCTATCAcatataaaattgatttttaaaaaatgaagatataAATTATGGTTCATTTTCTTGAGAAGACCATCAAATAAGTAAATCAATCAAGCGACTCACATGAACCCATAATGCTTTTGTAGCTGCTGTTTTGGTTTAAAAAGTTTAATCAACCAAACACCGGAGGAATGTTCGTGCCGAAGCGGCAGCTGCCGATGCATATCCGTTTAAGTTTGCGTCCGCACGTTTGTTGTGCCAATCGGGTccaatggtttggatttgggtgTGATGTCCCACtccaagagaaaagaaaaacaccacGGAATGGAACTCCAAATGCGACGGCAAACCCGTCCTTTGTGGTTGTGTGCAGCTTAAAGAGGAAGGGGGCGTCCATGTAAGCATGCGGATAAGCTGACGACCATCACCAACAGTGGACAAAACGAAAAGGAAACcctattaaaaataaataaataagaaaaagagaaactgaCGGGTCACCACCTTGTCCCCTCCATTATAAATACCCTTCTCACGGCCCTCCATCATCCCTCAcgaatctctccctctctccctccttcttctgcaacaaagaaacaaagaaaagcaagagaTCACTCTCCTGCTCCATCAATTCCTCTCTATCTGCTTCTTTTGCAACAAAAGATGAGATAAAAAGCAGAAGGAGAAGAAGTAGAACTGCTTGATGCGCCTCCACGTTCCTTCCTTTTGCCATTAATCCATCTTCTTCATCTGTTGTCGCTgctcttcttttgcttcttctctgTTGGCTGGAGGGGATGCATTACTCGGCGGAGTCGTGGGAGACATACGTGCCGGCCGTGCAGGTGGCTGCGGCGATGGTGGCGGGTGGCGGGAGAGGGGAAGCGCTGGAGAGTGTGGAGAGGCTGGCGTCGAGGAGCGCGGTGGTCATCTTCAGCGTCAGTTCCTGCTGCATGTGCCACGCCATAAAGAGCCTGTTCTGCGGCATGGGGGTCAACCCCGCCGTTTACGAGCTGGATGAGGACCCGAGGGGAAAGGAGATAGAGAAGGCGTTGGCCAGGCTGCTGGGCACCACCCAGCCCCTCCCGGCCGTTTTCATCGGCGGCAAGCTCGTCGGTGCCATGGACCGGGTGATGGCCTCCCACATCAATGGCAGCCTTGTTCCCCTGTTGAAGCAGGCCGGCGCCCTCTGGCTCTGACTTCTGACGGAGAAAGTAGCCATATAGAAAAAAGAATGGGTGCTGCCTtttactccatattttggtgacaTGATCAAGGAGTTTCTGTAGATTGatagagaaagaggagaaggagagaaagcgTGACGTTAGGAGAGACTGGATGGTTTATCCTCTTCCTTCCCTAACTCCATTTTGAACGCTGcggttctctctttctctctttaaggtcccttgcttttccttttcaaacttTGGTCATAGCTTGTTCGTTCTTTCTTccctttagttttttctttcttgttcttttcctttcgttCTTTCCTCGGGGTGCATGCATGGCGTCGGTTTCTTGTCGTTAGACCGGGAAAGGAGGAAATGTAATTGGTGGCGGAGGAGGAAGGCCGACTTTTTGTACAGAGCAAAATACGTCAATTTTCATGATACTTTCTTTGCTGATCTACTGCTTCTGCGtcgtatttttttcttcattcttcctTTTAGTTACTTGTTCCTACGAAGaacttctcttctcttccccCGCATTTGTGGTGCATGATGTTTCCGGCGTGGGGAATCGTTTTATTGCATGGTCATGTGAAGGGCTATGGCTAAGCCTGTGTCTCTCTCCATCGTCCCTCCGTTCGCCGGAGATTCCGAGTCAAGCGCCAAGGAAACTGGTTCGCGTAAGGCTCTCCTTGACCGTGTCGTTGTCTTTTGTGTCGTCGCGCGTGCG
This window of the Nymphaea colorata isolate Beijing-Zhang1983 chromosome 2, ASM883128v2, whole genome shotgun sequence genome carries:
- the LOC116248375 gene encoding glutaredoxin-C1-like, encoding MHYSAESWETYVPAVQVAAAMVAGGGRGEALESVERLASRSAVVIFSVSSCCMCHAIKSLFCGMGVNPAVYELDEDPRGKEIEKALARLLGTTQPLPAVFIGGKLVGAMDRVMASHINGSLVPLLKQAGALWL